The proteins below are encoded in one region of Enhydrobacter sp.:
- a CDS encoding GNAT family N-acetyltransferase, with product MSVKHNASLFRYEIETEHGLAVAVYRQQGDSVIFTHTEVPPADEGKGIGSKLVRAALDDARRRGFRIVPACSFVAAFVRRHPEYAT from the coding sequence AGCACAACGCTTCGCTCTTCCGCTACGAAATCGAGACGGAGCATGGCCTGGCCGTGGCGGTCTACCGGCAGCAGGGCGACAGCGTGATCTTCACGCATACCGAAGTGCCGCCGGCCGACGAGGGGAAGGGCATCGGCTCGAAGCTGGTGCGGGCGGCGCTCGACGATGCCCGTCGCCGCGGCTTCAGGATCGTGCCCGCCTGCAGCTTTGTCGCCGCCTTTGTGCGGCGTCATCCCGAATATGCGACGTGA